Genomic window (Kogia breviceps isolate mKogBre1 chromosome 15, mKogBre1 haplotype 1, whole genome shotgun sequence):
CTGCCATAAAAATAGGGCACAGGGCTTCTCCCATCTCTGGCACTATCTCCCCAGTGGCCCTTCTCCCCCAGGTTTTGCCCTAATGATAATAATGGTGGCCACAGTGTGCTGAGTGCTGCATGGCAGGCATTACGCTAAGTGCTGCACAGACCTGATCGCATTTCATCATCAGGTGTCCCTATGAGGTACAGAATTTGATCCCCATTGTAGCaatcaggaaactgaagctcagggaggcCAAGTCACTTGCCTAAGGACTAGTCAGTGGTCAAGTCCATCTCAGCTTGATGACAAAGCCCTTGCTGTCACTGATTTTCCATGCCTGGCCCCTTGGCTCAGACAGAGAGGAAACTGGAGATTTGATGGGGggtttgtgtgtgcgtgtatgtgatTTTTTCTGCTTATAAATGTAGTACATGTTCTTTGTAACATAAACTGTATTTGCAGGGCCAGTATAAAGAAACGAAAGCCCTCTATAAGCTTCCTACCACCCCAGAGATAACCACCATTAGCGTTAGCAGAGTCCccagaattccttttctttttttttttttgataggtaagaagtggatttatttagagaaacatactccacagacagagtgtgggccatctcagaaggcgaaaGCGGCCAACCCTAGAATTCTTTTGACCTTTTTTAGCCAAAGTGAGTATAAACCATATATGCTAAGtctcatgctttattttttttaacatgtatcaGACATCTTATATGTCAGTTTATTCTCTTTAATGTGTATattgtattccattatatggatggaCCATAATTCATTTAACAAGACCTTCTTAAGACCATTTAGTTTATTGTTAGTTTCCCAAACTGACAGTGTTCAGTTTCCCAAGCTGAACATCCATGTACCTATATCTTTGTGTCTTTGTGTAAATATTTCTGTACGATAAATTTCCAGaggtagaattgctgagtcaaagggAATATAATCGATATTGAAAAGCTAAGTGAGGTTAAACACCTTTTCAAATGCCTACTTGCCATTCTTATTCCTCTTGGGTAAACTTCCTGTTCATGTTCTGTGGCCATTTTTTGATCAACCTGGAGATGAGTGAAGTTCAGCAGAGTCAAGGCTAGGTTTGTCAGCACTCTGCTCACCCTGTGATCCCTACACCTGCGTAATGCGTTCTGCCTCTCTGATGTCTGGGGAGGGCGCATCCCCAGGAAATGTCTAATGGCAGTCACAGCCCCAGTTACACCTGGACCAGGTCACCTTGAGCCTGTCATCTCACCTCTCCAGGCCTAGGTTTCCTCACCTATGCAAGAGAGATTGAAACTGATGGAGCTCCACTTCTAGTTCTAACAGTGTGAGAACTTAAATCCATGGAGAAAGAGGGACCTCCCAGGCAGACAGCTAGAGCAGGGGGCTTCGAGCCAAGACAGAGAGACTTACAGATGCCAGGATCGCTGCAGGTGAGGGTCCCATCCTCAGGGACCAGGTGGGCATTGTACCTCTGGTTGGCCAGCACCTCTGTCATCTCCCCTGCCCTCTGCCGCTCCCCCATTCTGGTCTTCAGGAAAATCCCAAAACCGATGTCCGAACCATCCGACATGAACTGCCACCTGCAGGGGACACCCACCCACTTAGACATGATTCTGTCTGCATGTGCCCTCTCTGGGGTCCTGCCACCAGGGCttctcccaccccagcccacccccagcaCCTACGGCCAGAAGGCTCAGGTCTCCTGGAACGGTCCAGAACCCTACCTGAGGACGCAGCCTGGGAAGAGAATTTCATACTCCACTTGGTGGGAGGAGCCCCGGGAAATCTGCACACTGTGTTCGTACTGCTGTTTCACCTGGTCTCGCACGTAATACTTCTTGGGGATGTCACCCCCGTAGTTGATCTAGAAGCAGAGCACGGAGTGAGCTGGAATGTGCATTTGAGCCAGGCGTCCCTGgtcacctccagcccctggcagcccatACCTTAGATTTACACTTGGGGTCTCCATCAGGGTCAGTCATGGTGCCCCCATACTCCATAGGCAGCTGGTCAGGGCTGACATATTTCAGTAAAACCTCCTTCCAGTTTGCtggcaggagagggaaggaaggagaaaaatgatcaCCACTAGGCAGGATTTCATCACAGCCCTGGCAGTCTAcacaaaagaggcagaaaaaaccCGTCTGCCCCTGCACACAAAACACGGGCATTGGGAGCACAGGACGTGCGCACAGCTCTGCAGGGGGTTCAAGAGGAGCTGTCACCCAGATGACTGCCCTGTTCTGGACCAGGAAGCAGGAGACAGAGGTCCTCTCCCCACTGCCTCTGGCCAGCGAAGCGACCTGAGGCAAATCACTTCTTTCTGAGCCTAGTTCCTCTTGCCCTGCAAGGTTATGGTGGGAGTGAAGTGAACCAAGTACTTGAGAGGGTGTTTGTTGTAAACTGTAAAATGCCCTACCTGTATGAGAGTGTATTATCACTACCAGGAAAGGGATACAAATATTTGAAGTGCAAgcaggagggaataaagaaaggagggaagggcatTCCATGCAGAGGGAACAGTACATgtggcaggcaggagggcagTCAACGTGATCTGCCCTAGTTAGACTGAGCGTGAGGGCATGACCACTGTCAACTACTGTGCTCACTCgtgatttattgaatgaatgcatCACTGTAGACTGACTCCTTACATGGGCTCCCTTGGCTTTACCCCAGCCACAGTTTCACTTCTGCTCGTTTTGTAGGCTGTTTGGCTACCAGTgatttggctctttttttttttttttttttaataaccaagCCCTTTCCTGACTAGGAGAGTTTGCCTCAAGTGCAACCAAGGCTGAGACCCACTTCTCTGCCAGATTCCTAAACAAGTATCAGCCAAGGACAGTATTTTGATACTGGAAACCTTTCCGTGCTGACAACAGAGACCAGATATAGGGAGCAGCTCCAGATCACAGGGTACCACCGAGCATCCGCTGTGGCTGGTGCTGCCCGTAAACCCACAGGGATGGTCCAGGGTCTCCCAGTCTTCAGATTTCTAGGGACTTGAGACCATGCAACTCCAGGGTGCTTTAATCTGTGCTGAGTACCAGTGACCAGCCCAGGGTGAATTTCTCCCCTCCTCTATTGAAGATCCTGTACCTTCCCAGCCCGAGGCGGATTTGGTTGAAAAGGTTTCAGGTGTGGGTGGGGGAACTGCCTGAACCTCCTCTGCAGACCCGCTGCCAGGAAACCGAACTGGCTCATGCTCATGGTGGGTGGCAGCCACAGAAAAGCCAAAAATCATTAGAGCCTTTTCCTTAGATTTTGTGTTTCTTCACCCAGTTCAGCTGGAGGGTTGGAATAAGGCCAAGAGGATTCTTCCCATCTCACAGAGAGGAACTGAGGCTACAAGGACAGAATTTGTTGCACTAGAGCCAGGACCAGCACCCAGAAGTCCTGTGCTTTCCAGACTGCTTTGCACCACACCCAGGCTCAGCACACATTTGGAAAACCTCCACTTTCAACGTGGTGCCTGAAGGTGAACATTCAGAAACCTTCAGAGTTCCCTACCCCCAGTTCAACTCCACAGGTGGCATTAAGCCATCCACGAGCCAGTCCCAATCTACCTTTCTAGGCTTTTCTCCCACCACCCCACATCACGCTCCAGCCAAACTCGACTCCTACCTGTCTCTGGCTGGCTTGATTCCCATGGGTCTTCCTTGCTGGCTTCCCCTCGTCCCCTGATGTTCTCCTGCTGCCCTGCCTATCCAGTGTCCGTCTGCCCGCTTCCCCGCCAACCTCGCAATCGCTTCTCCACTCCCTGGTgggctcttctttctcttcatgcCCTTGAGCCTGGATATTCCCCAGGCTTCAGCCTCCGTTCTGTGGGCAGTCTTACCTCCTCTCAAGGTTTTAGCTGCTGCCTCTATCTAAAACTCCAAATCTCCAGACTGGAGTTTGCCGCTAAGCTTCAGGCCCAGGCATCCCCAACATGTGTACATCTCACAGACTCCTAGAACTCAACTTCAAGCCTTTCTTTCTGATTGTATTATTCCCCAGTGGAACTAACTGCATCAGAATGACTGCAATGCTGTCACTCATGCCAGATACCAGGGAGCCATTCTagatttctcttcctctcttcctacaTCCAGTCAATTGAGTTCTGCTGTTCCACTTCCTACGGAAATCTGAAATCCACCGTCTCCTCTCCATCCCTACAGCCCCGCCCTAGCTCAGGCTTGCAACACCTGGTGCGTGGGCTGTGGCCGCGGTGTACAAACTGGTATCTGTCCTGAGAATCAGGTCCTGGTACCCCACACCCTGCCCCGGCTCACGAACTCCTCTCTGGTGCCCAGTGGCCTGTAGAGTCGTGTCCCAGCTTCCCGACACAGTGCCCTGGATTCTCTGCGACCCAGCTCCTGGCACCTGGCTCCCTCTCCACATCATCTCTTGCACACCCTGCCGTGCTTCCTCTTCAGCTACCCGTACCATGGTGTGTAAGGTCTTTGCTCAGTGTTCTTCCTTCTGCCCCACAGCTTCCTGCCTTGCTTCACCTGGCTACCCTACTCATTCCGTAGCTCGCAGCTGAAGGAGGCATCGCCGCCTCCCCAGGCTGGGCGGGGTGAGCGCCCCTGCTCAGTGTTCCCATGGGCTTTTCAActcctttcttttacatgtaacatCTCGTGCTGATACACATCTGTTTGTGTCTCCCTTCTCCGAGATGCCACAAGCTCTTCAAGGGACTCTGTCTTACCTTTGTGGCCTTGACACCTACCtagtccagggcctggcacacagcaggtgcccatCCAATGAATCCATGCGTACTTGCCCTCAACTGAAAGCAACCTCTGCTCCTGTGACCTCCCTTCTCTCCCGCATCTAGTGCCTTTTCTAGTTTGTGTCCTAGCGTTCTCTTAAAGGTCTCCTGTTTCACTGCAAGCTCATTGAGGACAAGGACTGGCATTCCATTCATCTTTGAATTTCTCCAGAGTGTCTGAGAGAAAGAGTTATTAGGAAAACAGACAGGAAGCCCCTAGCTCGGGCCCAGCCTGCTCCTGGGTCCCACTGCTCCCAAGCCAGCAGAGGGAGCCTTTGCCCTGGCAGCTCTGGCCGCACCTCTAACGCCATCCCCAGCGGGACTGCAGCCATGCCGCGGAGTGGACGAGAGTCTGGGCTACTCACCCCCCAGGACCATGATCTTCTTACGAGTGTCCTCACTCAGGAAGGGTTTGATGAGGTTATAGGCCACAGGAAACAGCTTGGGGGCTGGAACAGAGACCAGGCCATGTGAGGCCGGGAGCAGTCCCCACTCTGTCCCTAACAGTGTCCACCATAGCCCCCAATGTCGGGCCACGCATTCCCTGGTGCTGTGGAGCCCACACAGGCAGCCCTATGTGAAGCTCGGCTTTCCTTTCTGTACAGCGGGCATGGTCTTCCTTTCTCACGGGGCTGGGTGGCTCGAAGGAGGTAACAAATACTAAAAGCTTTGTCAATTCTAAAGCAGTCTGCGTACATCACGGGTCGGTCTTCTGAACAGGTCCTAAGACCGCGCTCTCCACCCCAACTTCGGCTCACTCTATTTCACTGTCCTTAATCTGTCCCAGTAATATTTTTGGCCCCTCTTTCCCATTGGGCTTCATCACAGGTAGTTGCCAACTTACCTTTAATAACAAAAAGACGCTTCAGTGTTTCAGGGTAATTTTCCTCAAACATGCAGAGAAACTGTGGAAAGAATCCAGTGGGCTCAGAACTCTGTGCCAGGGAGGGAGGCCCTGCTTCCTCTGGCTTCCCCCACCTCACAGGGCCTCCTAGCAGAGGGACCCACCCTCCCAACACACACCCCCGACCCTCACCTCtcaccctcccaccaccccccagccctggccttcACCTCTCCATAGGCCTCCACTGCTGGCTTCCAGAGATGTTTGAGACCAAGCCCCTCACAGTCATAAATCAGGGTGATGGTCTCTATCTTGTTCCCTGTctgcaggggacagaggaacaGAAAGGCACATCAGGCTGCCccccacacaacacacacacagaagcccATCCCAGTTCAGGGAAAATGCTGATTGTACCCTGTGCCCATACTGCAACCAGATCTGGCAGGGCCGTACCTAGGGTTTTCCAAATCGAGATAATTACCCCAGGCAGGAATTGTGGCCTAGACAAGTCACCCTTCCCATTTAGATCTCCGTGTTCTCATCCAGTAAACAACTGGGTGAACTTAGATTACATCTGAAGTCCCTTCTGTTCTGCAATTTGACCCGGTGGCCCCCCTCGTCCTCGGCACCCCGTGCAGCCACTCATCTCACAGGCACAGATGCTCTCTGTCCAACCTAAGCCCTTAAGGTGCATCTCTAACACTTCTCTGCATGCCCAGCCCCACAGGGCCTCTGAGCACACTAGGTTCTCAGTGAATGTGGATGACACTGTTGAAATGTCCCTAAACGTATCACATGGTCTCACTGGATCTTTACAACTGctgaggaggagggcaggggagaggacCATGGCAGCTCCGCCTCGCTCTTCAGTCTTTTTTCAGTAAGAGAATCAGCTGTCCTTAGCTTTGTCTGAATTCAGAGTTAGGAAAGCACAGAATCTGAGCTCACTGACACCCGTGGCACCCAAATACTTGTCCAAGGATAGGGTGGTCCCTGACAAGGATTCCTCTGGTGCCCAGATAACAGAAGAAAAGTAATGATAATGAAGCATGTTTTCTATGAAGCTAAACTTTACTCAATTAAAGGACGGCCCTTTATTCTGAGACAATGCCATCCCTATAGTTTGGTGGGTTAATTATGGCAATAATAGATGGTTAGTGTTTTCTAAGTCcttacttggaaaaataaaaattcggTAACATAGATCAGTCCCTAAAACTCTGCAATTTCACTGGTCTATGAAATCTAAACGTTGGGGCCTAAAGCTGCCCTTAAAGCTATGTGTGACACCCACACTTCTGCGTGACGACCTCCACCAGGCGTAACTCCTCTTCAGCCACGCTGGTTCCCTCACCTTTTTGGTCTGGCAGGCACACTCCCGCAGAAGCAGCTCGCAGTCCCGCATCTTGGTCTTGACCAAGTCCTGTTTGGTGGCTGAGAGGAGCAGACCCTTGGCATCCAGAGGTCCAATGATGTCATACCAGATGGGGCAGCCATCCAGGTCGTAGCCACACATGCCCCCTGAGAGATACTGTTGGACCACCTGGGCCCAGACAGAGATGGGGGCGCCTGGTCAGCAGGCCCCGGGCAGCCACACCTTCCCAGTGTCCAGGGCCTTCCTCTGGGTTCATCCGCCCCTGGGTGCCAATGGATACTCTCATTCAATGACTTGGCATTGTCAGTTCTTTCCTCTGAGGGTCCCAGTCCCATAGACCCAGGATACAGATCGTGGGTCTAAGAGACCTCATGTGGTGTGGGGTGGGATAATCTGTTCTCACCTCTGGAGGCTGCCAGCTCATGATGTTGTCAATGTCCTTTTGCTTTCGGACCTCCACATGCTGCAAACACACGAGGGCTTTAAAAaagtggggcggggagggggtggtcCTTAACAGGCATCTAGCAATGGGTGACAGCACAAACATACCACCAGACCACAGGTAAGTCACGAGAAGGCAACCAGCAGGAATGGAAAAGAAGGAAGTGCCTGTTTCAGAGGTCTCAGCAGAACAGATTATAATTCTTGGCTGGCCCAGAACTATGAAAGCTCTGTTTCCAGGGAAGGGAATGCACTTTGTCCTGGAGGATAAGGCAGTACGGGTCGGCTAATAACTCAGATATGTCACATAAGCCACAGGTGGTGATTGGGGTTGGAGGGGGTGGACAGAAGTCCAAGCACGGCGTGATTCTGATGGGCAGGAATGGAGGCAACAGTGGGCTTCGGAGCCAAATGGGTCTCACCTTCCGGAGCATGGCCTCAGATTTCTGCAGGTCGAAGCTTCTTGCTGTAACAGGGAAACATGTTCAGGATTAGGATAGCAGCCTGGGTCCCAAGGATGGGAAGATTTCCCTGCTCCTGTGCTGGAACGCCCGCTGACTCTCAGATCACCCCACATATAGAAGCCACATAATCTGAGGCAGGACTGCAGAACATTCTAGTAGGATGGAGGGGAGATGAGCCTCCAGTCAACCTTGCCATGTCCTCAAAGGACCCATGCATACCCCAGGGGGACACAGAgggccctcctcctcccagggtTCCCAGAAAGTTTCAGAATTAGAGTTCACCTGGCTCAACTCTTTCATGTACAAACCCTGACATGCTGTCCTGCTCAAACTTGAACACAAagacctccctgcccccccaaGGCCATCTGCTCCCAAACAATCCAAGCTGCCATTTGCACACAGCCCTCACTGTGGTACTGAGCAGAGACCCTCTACAGAGACATTCAGAGAGGAGGGGCGGGGGTGCTTCCTCAGCCACAGGACCACCTTTCCGATGCTGGCAAATTCTCTGCTGCCACCCTGCGTGCTCCCTGCTGTCATGCCGCCTGTCCATGGATCCTTCAACCATCCTTCAAAACTTGGTTTCAAGTCCATCAACTTCCCTTTGGATGTTTTCCAGTTTGCCAGTGCCCCTCTTGAAGTGTGTGGTCCAGAGCACAGGTGTTGCCTACCCTTCTCCGATTAAGCCTAAGAACTTTCTCAGCAACAGGCCAGGCCCTTAACTCAGGCGAAGCTTACAGTCAACTGAAACCCCCAAATCCTTTTCACCTGTGCTGCTTATGAAGCCTCTACCCCATAGGTTGAGAggtggttttctggatctatccCTATCAGATTTCATCTTATGGCCAGCtgcatttcatcttttttttaaaaaattttttaatttttggctgtattgggtcttcgttgctgcaggcaggcttttctctggttgcagcaagcaggggctactcttcgttgtggtgtgcaggcttctcattgtggtggcttctcttgttgtggagcacgggctctaggcagatgggcttcagtagttgtggcacacaggctcggtagttgtggctcacgggctctagggcacaggctcagtagttgtggcgcacgagctctagagtgcaggctcagtagttgtggcacacaggcttagttgctccacggcatgtaggatcttcccggactagggctcgaacctgtgtcccctgcattggcaggtggattcttaaccaccgcgccccaagggaagcccctgcatttcATCTTTTAAAGAGTTTCTGAGATCCAGATTCTGACCAATTTTGCCATTTGACCTATGAACTGTCCCTCCCAGCTGTATGTCCTCTGTGGGTCTGATTGACATCCAGATCTGCTGACAGCCCTGGAACCTGGGCCAGACAGGCTGCCCTCTGGACTGTCACTGGCCCCTTAATCACTGCTCTTCGGGAGTGGCAGAGCACATTCCCTTACTCTGCTGCCCTGAAATTTAGTCCACTCTCCTGCACCCAAGGATGTGACAAGAGATTTGACCAATGCCATACCCTGTCATGTGTGCTAGACACACGTTTGCAGAAAAAAGCATTCTTCCCTCTTGGGAAGTTCCTTCTTATGGTCACCCTTCACATGCCATTGTAGCAGCAGCGGGCAGCTTTCAGAGGAATATAATCTGGGTTTGCATCTCAGCCCTTCCACCTTCTTCCTGTTTGACCTTGGACAAGATACTGCACATCTCTAGCCAAATCATCCAGTGAGCTAGAAACACGTGGAAGATGCAAGGCACCATGCTACCATGATGGGGGAGCCCAGCTGGACCTGAGGGTGGGAATCCTCCATGGGAGGGACACACCCAACTGTAAAGAGAGTCATCTTCCTTGGGAACAGGAGTGGTGGTGAACTTCGGGCCCCCTTATCTCAGGGAGGCTCTCCAGTTAACCTTTAGCTGCTGGGGTCCAACATCCAGCATCTTTTAGGGCCCTCCCCGAGTTGCCATTGCCCCTGGCAGTACTGGCCTGATGCCTCTCCTGAGCTCCTGCCGCCCTGGTCAGGGGCAGCTCAAAGCATGGCTTAGGGCACTGCCAGAGAGGCTGGCCTGGGAGCAAGCTGTCCTGGGTTCTTATTTGATCTCGTCCTGTCCTGGAAAACAAGGAGACTCAGACCTGCTCTGCCAGACTCACAGGTTTCCTCCACCTCCTCGTTTTGTCTTGCCATCTGAGGCCCCTCGCTGGGGTGCCTAGAGCTCAGAcccactggggggggggggggcggggaagcaGTGATTTGTGTGCCTGCTCTCGGGCCTGGGGGCCAGCAGAAAGCCAAGCCCATGttggggaaagggagaaagggaggaactCAGTGCTCACTCACACCTAGATTAGACAAAGACATTCGGCTGGCATGTGCCTTGCAAATGTTTCCTTtagatgaaaaggagaaaaagaaaaggtttctctaaaaaaagggggtggggtggggaattccctggtggtccagtggttaggacaccaaGCTTtcgagctttcactgccgagggcccaggttcaatctctggtcagggaactaaaatcccgcaagCTGCGCGGTGTggcaaaaacagaaaagaaaagaaaagcaaggcgACAAAAACCCTAATTGAAATTCACAGTAGAGTCTAACCAGGCCTGAGCTCCTGCCCAGGGAAATGTGAGGCACAAATAAAGTGCAGAGGAGATACTTCCTTGGTTTGAAGAGGCAGAGCTTGGTTTCAGGAGGCAGCTGTGGCTTACTGGAGAGGACGATGGCCTGGGAATCAGGGGCTCTAGGTTTCTGCCCTGATTTGGCTTCCCGTTAGCTGTGTGCCCTCAGCTAAGTGCcctctcctctctgagcctcagttttctcatctggcaAATGAGGATAACTGCACTCTTCTATATTCCTGCAAAGAGAGGGGTTATCCCAGGACTGGGGAGTTGGGGTGCCTGGGAAACCAGGGCCCCAGGCCAGCCTTCTCTCAGATAAAAAGAGAGCTGCGAAGCTGTTCAGTTCAACAGCTCTCTGAAACCACACTTCCGCCACCTCACAGTAGCTGGGTAGTTTGTTTGATCATCTTGCAGCTGGCCCTTTAATACAGCGCTgtctgcccactctccccacccacccccttctAGCTACAGCCCTTCAGCAAAGGCTGGGCCAAAATGTCCTCCAGCTCTGGACTGACTCCACTGCCGCCCCTTTGCTGCCTCTCCACCCTCTCtgagtgggtggggtgggggggagttcACAGCTTTTTAGGGGGAAAAGGGCAAGTGGCACTTTCAGAGGCACACAGGGCCTGCTCTGGGGGGCCTGCTAGCTAGCAGCCTCTCAAGAGTGTGCCAGCTCTATTCAGTTTctggacagaaaaggaaaatacatcTCTTCCCCTGTCCCAAGACTCGCAGGGtatacatgtgtgtgtctgtgtctataAATAAGTAATTGGCCATGACTTATACTTTAATATTTTGGGCTCTGATTCTGTTATCACGATTTAATCTCTGCTAATCTAACACAGAggaattttctctattatttctaTGTCTGGCAATAAAGTTTCtacaaagccaaaaaaaagtgTGTCACAAGAACCCGAGAGGGTGGCACATGACTTGAATcacaggagaggaggagaaagaaaagaacggAAGGATTTCAGGAGTTGGAGCATGGGGTTGAGTCTGACCCTAATGCTAGTAGAAACGTGTACACTGCATCACCATGGGCATAGCACTGTCATGTCCCATCTTACCATAGGCAGGGCACCCTGTCTCATCCTGCTCTCCCAGAGAGGAGCCTCGGACAGATGTTCAGCCCTGGACCAGGCACCAGAGCCAGGCCAGGGCAGAGCTGGAATAGATCTCAGGGCCCTGGAGCCAGATGGTGGCTTGAGGGGAGTTTTGTTAACCTTGGTCAGGCTGAACCCCACCCCCTGTGTTCCTCGTGCACTCTGCCCCTCCTTCAAGCTGCCACAGAGAGGGCCAGTCTCTCCCACGGGCCAAGACTCTGTTTCTAAACTTGGCTCTGCCTCCAACTTCCCACAAGCTTGGGGCCTTTCTTGGCTTTTCCTCAACGTGTTTCCCCACATCCATCGGCAGAGTAGATTCATCGAGTGGATGGAAAGGGCACTGGGCTGGGAGTCAGCTGACCTGGCTCTAGTCCTCTCCCTGCCTGCAGTTCAACACTGTGCaacttggggcaagttacttcacctctctgagcctcagtgtcgtTATCTGTCCAACAGGAGGGTTGAGGTTATATCATTGCCAAGAACATTTTTGGTTCTGAAGGTTGAATACTCCAGATTCTGAGATTGCCTTGGGCAGGGTTTCCAGAGGGTGCTATTCTGTTCCCCAGCCCAAGACCCTGCCCCAGCCTTCCACAGCCCCTCTTTCCTCACCTCGGAGCCAGCGCAGGAGAAAATAGTCATCTGGATTTGGCAGAGTGGGCAGCACATCCTGGACATTCTCCCGAAACTGTAGGGAGAGGCAGCTGGGTGAATAGCAGGTCCCACCCTGACCGCCCTCTGCCCGGGACTCTCCATAGAGTTTTTTGCTGGACCCCTGCTCAACACGGGTCAACTCTGCAGACACTGGCTGAGCACCTGGGCAGCATGGGACACTCTGTCAGTCATGCTGGTAGGAGCTGAGTAGCAGGAGGAGGTGAGAAGGGAGTA
Coding sequences:
- the SEC14L2 gene encoding SEC14-like protein 2 isoform X1 codes for the protein MSGRVGDLSPRQKEALAKFRENVQDVLPTLPNPDDYFLLRWLRARSFDLQKSEAMLRKHVEVRKQKDIDNIMSWQPPEVVQQYLSGGMCGYDLDGCPIWYDIIGPLDAKGLLLSATKQDLVKTKMRDCELLLRECACQTKKTGNKIETITLIYDCEGLGLKHLWKPAVEAYGEFLCMFEENYPETLKRLFVIKAPKLFPVAYNLIKPFLSEDTRKKIMVLGANWKEVLLKYVSPDQLPMEYGGTMTDPDGDPKCKSKINYGGDIPKKYYVRDQVKQQYEHSVQISRGSSHQVEYEILFPGCVLRWQFMSDGSDIGFGIFLKTRMGERQRAGEMTEVLANQRYNAHLVPEDGTLTCSDPGIYVLRFDNTYSFIHAKKVSFTVEVLLPDKASEEKMKQLGAVTPK
- the SEC14L2 gene encoding SEC14-like protein 2 isoform X2, translating into MSGRVGDLSPRQKEALAKFRENVQDVLPTLPNPDDYFLLRWLRARSFDLQKSEAMLRKVVQQYLSGGMCGYDLDGCPIWYDIIGPLDAKGLLLSATKQDLVKTKMRDCELLLRECACQTKKTGNKIETITLIYDCEGLGLKHLWKPAVEAYGEFLCMFEENYPETLKRLFVIKAPKLFPVAYNLIKPFLSEDTRKKIMVLGANWKEVLLKYVSPDQLPMEYGGTMTDPDGDPKCKSKINYGGDIPKKYYVRDQVKQQYEHSVQISRGSSHQVEYEILFPGCVLRWQFMSDGSDIGFGIFLKTRMGERQRAGEMTEVLANQRYNAHLVPEDGTLTCSDPGIYVLRFDNTYSFIHAKKVSFTVEVLLPDKASEEKMKQLGAVTPK
- the SEC14L2 gene encoding SEC14-like protein 2 isoform X3, with amino-acid sequence MLRKHVEVRKQKDIDNIMSWQPPEVVQQYLSGGMCGYDLDGCPIWYDIIGPLDAKGLLLSATKQDLVKTKMRDCELLLRECACQTKKTGNKIETITLIYDCEGLGLKHLWKPAVEAYGEFLCMFEENYPETLKRLFVIKAPKLFPVAYNLIKPFLSEDTRKKIMVLGANWKEVLLKYVSPDQLPMEYGGTMTDPDGDPKCKSKINYGGDIPKKYYVRDQVKQQYEHSVQISRGSSHQVEYEILFPGCVLRWQFMSDGSDIGFGIFLKTRMGERQRAGEMTEVLANQRYNAHLVPEDGTLTCSDPGIYVLRFDNTYSFIHAKKVSFTVEVLLPDKASEEKMKQLGAVTPK